One region of Streptomyces davaonensis JCM 4913 genomic DNA includes:
- a CDS encoding FAD-dependent oxidoreductase produces the protein MAPTPEQSVIIVGAGPTGLALACELAAAGVSCTVLERRTKPSAQSRAMALYSRTLEVLDLRGHADALTAVGRPVGRMRPAQGASIDFTGIDSRFPALYVVPQSRTEEALQQRAIDLGVIVQRGAEVFGVEQDATGVRLLVRTESGEWEETADYVVGCDGAHSAVRELSGISFRGRTYDIAPILADVRLETPPQDDVVLLSGGGALMVSVPFGDGLYRVAVMHRDHPWTRDEVTLEELAERLTEVLGFDPKPHDPQWLARFKIHQRLADQYRTGRVLLAGDAAHLHSPLGGQGLNLGIQDAVNLGWKLAATIQGWAPAGLLDTYQSERRPQAQRILKATDHATRMATHPSPVVSHLRRVMLSRLLGRRRINKVAGEAISGLRAGYAGRGRPVALGGARLRPGQRVPDLAVPQAEGAPVRLYELMRDGRFLLLDLGADGTAAAVCESWGSRVCPVRVAGPVPQLSGVSTVLVRPDGYAAWVDSTSSTTGREERVRQALHRWCGTEGPAGGRGTSPAAETATPARRAQEETAEAADSEPARADRT, from the coding sequence ATGGCACCCACCCCTGAGCAGTCCGTCATCATCGTCGGAGCGGGACCCACCGGACTGGCCCTGGCCTGTGAACTGGCCGCGGCCGGAGTCTCCTGCACCGTGCTGGAGCGCCGTACGAAGCCGTCCGCGCAGTCCCGTGCCATGGCGCTGTACAGCAGGACGCTGGAGGTGCTCGATCTGCGCGGGCACGCCGACGCGCTGACCGCCGTGGGCCGGCCGGTCGGCCGGATGCGGCCCGCGCAGGGCGCGTCGATCGACTTCACCGGCATCGACAGCCGCTTCCCGGCCCTCTACGTGGTCCCGCAGAGCCGCACCGAGGAGGCGCTCCAGCAGCGCGCGATCGATCTCGGAGTCATCGTGCAGCGCGGCGCCGAGGTGTTCGGCGTGGAGCAGGACGCCACGGGTGTACGGCTGCTTGTGCGCACCGAGTCCGGTGAGTGGGAGGAGACCGCGGACTACGTGGTGGGCTGCGACGGCGCCCACAGCGCGGTGCGCGAACTGTCCGGCATCTCCTTCCGCGGCCGTACGTACGACATCGCGCCGATCCTCGCCGACGTCCGTCTCGAGACTCCGCCGCAGGACGACGTGGTGCTGCTGTCCGGGGGCGGCGCGTTGATGGTGTCGGTGCCGTTCGGGGACGGGCTGTACCGGGTGGCGGTGATGCACCGGGACCACCCGTGGACGCGGGACGAGGTGACGCTGGAGGAGCTGGCCGAGCGGCTGACGGAGGTGCTGGGCTTCGACCCGAAGCCGCACGACCCGCAGTGGCTGGCCCGGTTCAAGATCCACCAGCGGCTCGCCGACCAGTACCGCACCGGCCGGGTGCTGCTGGCGGGCGACGCGGCGCATCTGCACTCGCCGCTCGGCGGGCAGGGCCTCAACCTCGGTATCCAGGACGCCGTCAACCTCGGCTGGAAGCTGGCGGCCACGATCCAGGGCTGGGCGCCGGCCGGGCTGCTCGACACCTACCAGTCCGAGCGGCGCCCGCAGGCGCAGCGGATCCTCAAGGCCACCGACCACGCCACTCGGATGGCCACGCACCCCTCCCCCGTGGTCAGCCATCTGCGCCGGGTGATGCTGTCCCGGCTGCTCGGGCGGCGCCGGATCAACAAGGTCGCCGGTGAGGCGATCTCCGGGCTGCGCGCCGGATACGCGGGCCGGGGCCGTCCGGTCGCGCTGGGCGGCGCCCGGCTGCGCCCCGGCCAGCGGGTGCCGGATCTGGCGGTGCCGCAGGCGGAGGGTGCGCCGGTGCGGCTGTACGAGCTGATGCGCGACGGCCGGTTCCTGCTGCTCGACCTGGGCGCGGACGGTACGGCGGCCGCGGTCTGTGAGTCCTGGGGCTCGCGGGTCTGCCCGGTCCGGGTGGCCGGACCGGTTCCGCAACTCTCCGGCGTCAGCACAGTGTTGGTCCGCCCGGACGGCTACGCTGCCTGGGTGGACAGCACGTCGTCGACCACGGGCCGCGAGGAGCGCGTACGGCAGGCGCTGCACCGCTGGTGCGGCACCGAGGGCCCGGCCGGCGGGCGCGGCACGTCCCCCGCCGCCGAGACCGCGACCCCGGCCCGGCGGGCCCAGGAGGAGACCGCCGAAGCCGCCGACTCGGAACCGGCCCGCGCCGACCGCACGTGA
- a CDS encoding TetR/AcrR family transcriptional regulator has product MAQQLMPTRSQRTREAILRAARMHFAADGYQRSTIRAIAATASIDPSMVMRYFGSKEQLFDAALDVDLGLPDLTGTPMERLPQELITHFLAPWEDDLDEGSMRLLLRCAATNERAAEHLRRMLHEQFTSSLRGALGPERADACSGVLAAQLLGVAFTRYVLRLRPIADLPVAALADLVAPSLRTVLAAE; this is encoded by the coding sequence GTGGCACAACAGCTGATGCCGACGCGTTCCCAGCGGACCCGGGAGGCCATACTGCGCGCGGCCCGGATGCACTTCGCGGCCGACGGCTACCAGCGGTCGACGATCAGGGCGATCGCGGCGACGGCGTCCATCGACCCTTCCATGGTCATGCGCTACTTCGGCAGCAAGGAGCAGCTGTTCGACGCGGCCCTCGACGTGGACCTGGGTTTACCGGACCTCACCGGTACGCCCATGGAACGGCTGCCGCAGGAGCTGATCACGCACTTCCTCGCGCCCTGGGAGGACGACCTCGACGAGGGCTCGATGCGGCTGCTGCTGCGCTGTGCGGCGACCAACGAGCGGGCGGCGGAGCATCTTCGGCGGATGCTGCACGAGCAGTTCACCAGCAGTCTGCGCGGCGCCCTGGGTCCGGAGCGCGCGGACGCGTGCAGCGGGGTGCTGGCGGCGCAGCTGCTGGGCGTGGCGTTCACCCGCTACGTTCTGCGGCTGCGGCCGATCGCCGATCTGCCGGTGGCGGCGCTGGCGGATCTGGTGGCGCCCTCACTGCGTACGGTACTGGCGGCGGAGTGA
- a CDS encoding TetR/AcrR family transcriptional regulator, translating to MKPRRSDDSASTSRGADKADPPDDSQTQLSRPKRARSGRRPGESGTREQILESALHLFADRGYARTTIRAIAESAKVDPALVHHFFGNKEGVFDAAVNSSFSVSTSFDETPFGDPTSTQASWIAQTYFSFWENERTRYAMTAIYRAGMADSGTSGVLRRRIESSTKSWSNASGYRDLPDAEIRAALAASHLAGLAVMRYILQLQPLAGMEFAEFLAWVTPALEVRLSTTLTPANPDESR from the coding sequence ATGAAACCCAGGCGCTCAGATGATTCCGCTTCTACGTCCCGGGGGGCCGACAAGGCCGACCCGCCCGACGATTCGCAGACCCAGCTGAGCCGTCCGAAGCGCGCCCGCAGCGGGCGCCGCCCGGGGGAGAGCGGCACCCGGGAGCAGATCCTCGAATCCGCGCTCCACCTCTTCGCCGACCGCGGTTACGCGCGCACCACCATCCGCGCCATCGCCGAGAGCGCCAAAGTGGACCCCGCGCTGGTGCACCACTTCTTCGGCAACAAGGAGGGGGTGTTCGACGCCGCGGTCAACTCGTCCTTCAGTGTCTCGACATCCTTCGACGAGACACCATTCGGGGATCCCACCTCCACCCAGGCATCCTGGATCGCGCAGACGTACTTCTCCTTCTGGGAGAACGAGAGGACGCGCTACGCCATGACCGCCATCTACCGGGCGGGCATGGCCGACAGTGGCACCTCGGGGGTGCTCCGCAGGCGGATCGAGTCAAGTACCAAGTCCTGGTCGAACGCCTCCGGTTACCGGGACCTGCCCGACGCCGAGATCCGTGCCGCACTGGCCGCCAGCCATCTCGCCGGGCTCGCCGTCATGCGCTACATCCTCCAGCTCCAACCCCTGGCCGGCATGGAGTTCGCCGAATTCCTGGCCTGGGTGACGCCGGCGCTGGAGGTGCGGCTGTCGACCACACTCACCCCCGCCAACCCCGACGAATCGCGCTGA
- a CDS encoding 3-oxoacyl-[acyl-carrier-protein] synthase III C-terminal domain-containing protein, giving the protein MPVVTAPVVALPRHQVTTDELIERIGELYPDHPRLRAIHQVMRRSGVRTRWYTRPLDQQFLTDRPLRESTSRHLLDCLDLAERAGRAALREAGLKPEDVTALVVSSATGHTVPGLDVLLMERLGLSPSVRRMPVSQLGCAGGVFAVSTAAELVRARPDAIVLVVCADALSHYLHPGDTGMDGMIFKAILGDGGGACVVRDRAKGPHMEIEGSWECLDVSGRDVVGGGPEGDGLHMHNSPRLAESVGGLLVGLRKWLRATAPVGTDGAPDFVVSHTGSPRILDCLADGLDCPPEMFGLARDSLRDLGNLGAASVLEVMERTFAKRPQPGQRGLMVAVGPGVCLTAVKTVWRDGV; this is encoded by the coding sequence ATGCCTGTCGTCACCGCTCCGGTTGTCGCGCTGCCTCGTCATCAGGTGACCACCGACGAACTCATCGAACGCATCGGCGAGTTGTATCCCGATCACCCCAGGCTGCGCGCGATCCACCAGGTCATGCGGCGCAGCGGAGTCCGCACCCGCTGGTACACCCGGCCGCTGGACCAGCAGTTCCTCACGGACCGTCCGCTCCGCGAGTCCACCAGCCGGCATCTGCTGGATTGCCTCGACCTGGCGGAGCGTGCCGGCCGTGCGGCGCTGCGGGAGGCCGGGCTGAAGCCGGAGGACGTCACCGCCCTCGTCGTGTCCAGCGCCACCGGACACACCGTTCCCGGACTCGACGTCCTGCTGATGGAGCGGCTCGGTCTGTCCCCGTCCGTCCGGCGCATGCCAGTGAGTCAGCTGGGCTGTGCCGGCGGTGTTTTCGCCGTCTCCACGGCCGCGGAGCTGGTGAGGGCCCGACCGGACGCCATCGTGCTGGTGGTGTGCGCGGACGCTCTGAGCCACTACCTGCATCCCGGTGACACGGGCATGGACGGGATGATCTTCAAGGCCATCCTCGGTGACGGGGGCGGCGCCTGCGTGGTCCGGGATCGAGCCAAGGGACCGCACATGGAGATCGAGGGTTCCTGGGAGTGCCTGGACGTCAGCGGCCGGGACGTGGTGGGCGGTGGTCCCGAGGGCGACGGGCTGCACATGCACAACTCCCCCCGCCTGGCGGAGTCGGTCGGCGGCCTCCTCGTGGGCCTGCGGAAATGGCTGAGGGCGACCGCGCCCGTCGGCACTGACGGTGCCCCCGACTTCGTCGTCTCGCACACCGGAAGCCCCCGGATCCTGGACTGCCTCGCGGACGGTCTCGACTGCCCGCCGGAGATGTTCGGACTGGCCCGTGACTCGCTGCGCGACCTGGGCAACCTGGGAGCCGCGTCGGTACTGGAGGTCATGGAACGGACCTTTGCCAAGCGCCCGCAGCCGGGCCAGCGCGGCCTCATGGTCGCGGTGGGCCCGGGGGTTTGCCTGACGGCGGTGAAGACCGTCTGGCGCGACGGCGTCTGA
- a CDS encoding WhiB family transcriptional regulator translates to MHAPPHYADPDPWTERAACRDTDPEMFFPLPGASGGLDREAIAKRLCGRCPVARECLREALVRDESAGIWGGFNARERRELLRIAGTLESTGAELAAYLAGGGRRLSATPRERPAYVWYLRRHGWTPRRIAGALGVSFGQVQQAWQLAELASSCTRGPVSGMPNPRAPRKRVRRPSADEQVVPGTQRPAVRNGMTTMGRAPLPTYGSPTRRVPAARPQLPPVGGHPAGPVPAERSGAGGAGPGGSGSVSGSGAGVQNPEAGARAGAAGPAGSGSGARAAATGPAGVGSGVRNSGAGARAGAAGPAGSGSGLRNSGAGAVDGRRVAGTGQGGRNAVPGPSDGRRVPGVGRPSVPVEPGGRGVSGGGRAPVPRGSDGRGVPGGARTSVPLGPDGRPLTGGTRGSQGSQVPPGVRYPAGPPLVDGTRMPLTADGRRAPGTAPGGRPGTPANPNSQRTPAERSRAPFSPGGRLGTPSSPNSQRAPGDQPRVPLTPDGRRAAGMPPGGRPGTPGTPNSQRIPAEGPRTPLGPNSQRVPGDRTRAPFIPTSQRTPGNQPRTPLTPTSQRTPGNQPRTPLTPNPQRTPGDQPRAPLTPNPQRTPGDCSPLALGSGPRRGAGGIVADRVRMSVGAKVRRQPEGPRVTLTSSSARTYVAPGSPRVTITIRPVPGGGAS, encoded by the coding sequence ATGCACGCACCACCGCACTACGCGGACCCTGACCCCTGGACCGAACGCGCGGCCTGCCGCGATACCGACCCCGAGATGTTCTTCCCGCTCCCCGGAGCCTCGGGCGGCCTCGACCGCGAGGCCATCGCCAAACGACTGTGCGGGCGCTGCCCGGTGGCCCGGGAGTGCCTGCGCGAGGCGCTCGTGCGCGACGAGAGTGCCGGGATCTGGGGCGGGTTCAACGCGCGGGAACGGCGTGAGCTGCTGCGGATCGCGGGCACGCTGGAGTCGACCGGAGCGGAGCTGGCCGCGTACCTGGCGGGCGGCGGCCGCAGGCTGAGCGCGACGCCCCGCGAACGCCCGGCGTACGTGTGGTACCTCCGCCGCCACGGTTGGACCCCGCGCCGCATCGCAGGCGCCCTCGGCGTGAGCTTCGGCCAGGTCCAACAGGCGTGGCAGCTGGCCGAGTTGGCCTCGTCCTGCACCCGCGGCCCGGTGAGCGGGATGCCGAATCCCCGGGCACCGCGGAAGCGGGTACGGCGACCCAGCGCCGACGAGCAGGTGGTGCCGGGCACTCAACGCCCCGCGGTGCGCAACGGCATGACGACCATGGGACGAGCCCCACTCCCGACGTACGGCTCGCCCACCCGGCGTGTACCGGCGGCACGTCCTCAACTCCCGCCTGTCGGGGGGCATCCGGCGGGGCCGGTGCCTGCGGAGCGGTCCGGGGCGGGTGGGGCTGGGCCTGGGGGTTCGGGCTCGGTTTCGGGCTCGGGGGCGGGTGTGCAGAACCCGGAGGCGGGGGCGCGTGCCGGGGCGGCTGGACCGGCTGGCTCGGGTTCGGGTGCGCGTGCCGCGGCAACTGGACCGGCAGGCGTTGGTTCAGGTGTGCGGAACTCAGGGGCGGGCGCACGTGCCGGGGCAGCTGGACCAGCCGGCTCGGGTTCGGGCCTGAGGAACTCGGGGGCAGGTGCTGTCGATGGACGGCGGGTTGCGGGTACGGGCCAGGGTGGGCGCAACGCCGTGCCGGGCCCTTCCGATGGGCGGCGGGTGCCGGGCGTCGGTCGGCCCTCGGTGCCGGTCGAGCCTGGTGGGCGAGGAGTGTCGGGCGGTGGCCGGGCGCCGGTCCCGCGTGGGTCCGATGGGCGAGGTGTCCCGGGCGGCGCCCGGACCTCGGTGCCGCTGGGACCTGATGGGCGGCCCCTGACCGGCGGTACCCGGGGTTCACAGGGCTCGCAGGTACCGCCCGGTGTGCGGTATCCGGCTGGGCCGCCGCTCGTTGACGGAACGCGCATGCCGCTGACCGCGGACGGCCGGCGCGCCCCGGGCACGGCCCCCGGCGGGCGCCCCGGCACACCTGCCAACCCCAACTCCCAGCGGACCCCAGCCGAACGGTCCCGCGCACCCTTCTCCCCCGGCGGGCGCCTGGGCACACCCAGCAGCCCCAACTCCCAGCGCGCGCCCGGGGACCAGCCCCGAGTGCCCCTCACTCCGGACGGCCGGCGTGCCGCAGGTATGCCCCCCGGTGGGCGCCCCGGCACACCCGGCACCCCCAACTCCCAGCGCATCCCGGCCGAGGGGCCCCGCACACCTCTCGGGCCCAACTCCCAGCGTGTACCCGGCGACCGGACCCGGGCTCCCTTCATCCCTACCTCCCAGCGCACACCCGGCAACCAGCCCCGGACCCCTCTCACCCCCACCTCCCAGCGCACACCCGGCAACCAGCCCCGGACTCCCCTCACCCCCAACCCCCAGCGCACACCCGGCGACCAACCCCGCGCCCCCCTCACCCCCAACCCCCAGCGCACCCCGGGTGATTGCTCGCCCCTGGCGCTCGGATCCGGTCCTCGGCGGGGCGCTGGGGGCATCGTTGCGGATCGGGTGCGGATGTCGGTCGGGGCGAAGGTTCGGCGGCAGCCGGAGGGGCCTCGGGTGACCTTGACCAGTAGCTCCGCTCGAACCTACGTGGCGCCGGGGAGTCCGCGGGTGACCATCACCATTCGGCCCGTTCCGGGAGGTGGGGCGTCATGA
- a CDS encoding alpha/beta fold hydrolase yields the protein MSGAVAGMQDRRLAGTVVTGDGAEIVVYAHGSPQAEATVVLSHGWTMSALEWRPHIEALTRPRPGFPALRAVSYDQRGHGRSTRGAAPLDMALLGRDLDLVLRRATAPEDGPVLLVGHSMGGMSVQQLAAAQPELFGPWVSGVALFSTCVEDVGAVPFIPQDRGAQRRAQAERLVADGLLRSPGWAKAVHRLLTGPLSHPSTAPLWHALFGRGPQTDSARADAHSLRAIPPLTVAEFFAALTTHDCAGRLDALGRIPTRILVGALDTYTPPAQALRLADDIPGATLHTVPKQGHDLPYERPVLVVETVHALLRDLRQRRDTSPAAPAVPRELALESGAER from the coding sequence ATGAGTGGTGCGGTGGCCGGGATGCAGGACCGGCGGCTTGCGGGGACCGTGGTGACCGGGGACGGCGCCGAGATCGTCGTATACGCGCATGGGTCGCCGCAGGCCGAGGCCACCGTCGTGCTGTCGCACGGGTGGACCATGTCGGCACTTGAATGGCGGCCGCACATCGAGGCGTTGACGCGGCCCCGGCCCGGGTTTCCCGCCCTGCGGGCCGTCAGCTACGACCAGCGTGGGCACGGTCGGTCGACAAGAGGGGCGGCGCCGTTGGACATGGCGCTGCTCGGGCGGGATCTGGATCTCGTGCTGCGTCGGGCCACCGCGCCTGAGGACGGGCCCGTGTTGCTCGTGGGGCACTCCATGGGCGGTATGTCCGTGCAGCAACTCGCCGCTGCCCAACCCGAGTTGTTCGGACCCTGGGTCTCCGGCGTGGCGCTCTTCTCGACCTGTGTCGAGGACGTGGGAGCCGTTCCGTTCATACCCCAGGACCGGGGCGCGCAACGGCGGGCACAGGCCGAACGCCTGGTCGCCGACGGGCTGTTGCGCTCGCCGGGCTGGGCCAAGGCCGTGCACCGGCTGCTCACCGGACCGCTCTCGCACCCCTCGACCGCCCCCTTGTGGCACGCCCTGTTCGGGCGCGGCCCGCAGACCGACAGCGCACGGGCCGACGCGCATTCACTGCGCGCCATCCCGCCACTCACCGTCGCCGAGTTCTTCGCCGCGCTCACCACCCATGACTGCGCGGGCCGGCTCGACGCGCTCGGCCGGATCCCGACCCGGATCCTGGTCGGCGCTCTGGACACCTACACACCACCGGCCCAGGCCCTGCGCCTGGCCGACGACATCCCGGGGGCGACCCTGCACACCGTGCCGAAACAGGGCCATGACCTGCCCTACGAGCGTCCCGTGCTGGTCGTGGAGACCGTGCACGCGCTCCTGCGCGACCTACGACAACGGCGCGACACCTCCCCGGCCGCACCGGCCGTACCCCGGGAGCTCGCCCTCGAATCTGGAGCGGAACGATGA
- the proB gene encoding glutamate 5-kinase: MTLPVTNAAENGGLRPDVLRARRIVVKVGSSSLTTAVGGLDSDRVDALVDVLSRTRSGGTEIVLVSSGAIAAGLAPLGLAERPADLAGQQAAACVGQGLLVARYTASFARYGLRVGQVLLTADDIGRRAQYRNAYRALTKVLSMGAVPIVNENDTVATSEIRFGDNDRLAALVSHLVRADLLVLLSDIDGLYDGDPRRPGAQRLTDVYGQQDLASVELGGAGTSGVGTGGMKTKVEAARIATGAGVPVVLTAARHAADALAGRETGTLFHRTGDRNSDHLLWLEHASSPRGTVQLTADAVHALVQGRGALPATGVTRVAGQFVAGDPVELLDEEGHVVARGLASLAFQELSLLRGRSGREVVHQDDLVLLPAAARAAAALPAQLRRAVNVRVLPAREFASRDAGGPGI, translated from the coding sequence ATGACCTTGCCCGTCACCAACGCCGCGGAGAACGGCGGACTGCGCCCTGATGTGCTCAGGGCCCGCCGGATCGTGGTGAAGGTGGGCTCGTCGTCACTGACGACCGCGGTCGGCGGACTGGACTCCGACCGCGTGGACGCCCTCGTCGACGTGCTCTCCCGCACCCGCTCCGGCGGCACCGAGATCGTGCTCGTCTCCTCGGGCGCCATCGCCGCCGGACTCGCCCCCCTTGGCCTGGCCGAACGCCCCGCCGACCTGGCCGGACAGCAGGCGGCGGCCTGTGTCGGCCAGGGCCTGCTGGTGGCCCGGTACACGGCCTCCTTCGCCCGCTACGGTCTACGGGTCGGCCAAGTCCTGCTGACCGCCGACGACATCGGCCGCCGCGCCCAGTACCGCAATGCCTACCGCGCCCTCACCAAGGTGCTGTCCATGGGCGCGGTACCGATCGTCAACGAGAACGACACGGTCGCCACGTCGGAGATCCGCTTCGGCGACAACGACCGCCTCGCCGCCCTGGTCTCCCATCTCGTCCGCGCCGACCTGCTGGTCCTGCTGTCCGACATAGACGGCCTGTACGACGGCGACCCCCGGCGCCCCGGGGCACAGCGCCTGACCGACGTCTACGGCCAACAGGACCTGGCGAGCGTGGAGTTGGGCGGCGCCGGGACGTCCGGCGTCGGCACCGGCGGGATGAAGACCAAGGTGGAGGCGGCCCGCATCGCCACCGGCGCGGGCGTCCCGGTGGTGCTCACCGCCGCCCGGCACGCCGCCGACGCCCTCGCCGGACGGGAGACGGGCACCCTCTTCCACCGCACCGGGGACCGCAACTCCGACCATCTGCTGTGGCTGGAGCACGCCAGCAGCCCGCGCGGCACGGTGCAGCTCACCGCGGACGCGGTGCACGCACTGGTCCAGGGCCGGGGCGCGCTGCCGGCGACCGGGGTGACCCGGGTCGCGGGCCAGTTCGTGGCGGGTGACCCGGTGGAACTCCTCGACGAGGAGGGCCATGTGGTCGCCCGCGGCCTCGCCTCGCTCGCCTTCCAGGAGCTGTCGCTGCTGCGCGGCCGTTCGGGCCGGGAGGTGGTGCACCAGGACGACCTGGTCCTGCTGCCGGCCGCGGCCCGCGCCGCCGCGGCGCTTCCGGCACAACTACGCCGCGCGGTGAACGTACGAGTGCTGCCCGCCCGCGAGTTCGCGTCCCGGGACGCGGGCGGCCCCGGAATCTGA
- a CDS encoding glutamate-5-semialdehyde dehydrogenase, whose amino-acid sequence MTADVSVGAPTEAKEPGERDVRGAALAARAASLLLAGTTADVRNAALLAVARRLTVDPADILAANQRDLAAARDAGLGGSVLDRLTLTREQLDSLAGTVRFLAAQPDPVGAAVDGTVMPNGLDVRRIRVPLGVVGMIYEGRPNVTVDAAALCLKSANSALLRGSSTARHTNAALVAAMRQALADTGVPVDAVQLVPGTTHAAVHELMSLRGLVDVLVPRGGAELIRTTVRESAVPVIETGVGNCHVYVDAHADLDKALAIVVDAKTQRTSVCNAAESLLVHEAVAADFLPRALAALVERGVVVHGDARVRACHGAVVAATGEDWGREYLGLEISAAVVGSLDAAVEHIRRYGTGHTEAIVTDSQSAARRFVAALDTAVVAVNASTRFADGGELGLGTELGVSTQKLHARGPMGLTALTTTKYVLVGDGHTRGGTAAPLP is encoded by the coding sequence ATGACCGCCGATGTGTCCGTCGGCGCCCCGACCGAGGCGAAGGAGCCCGGCGAGCGGGACGTGCGGGGCGCTGCCCTTGCCGCCCGCGCCGCCTCCCTGCTGCTTGCCGGTACCACCGCTGACGTACGCAACGCCGCGCTGCTCGCCGTCGCCCGGCGCCTGACCGTCGACCCCGCCGACATCCTCGCCGCCAATCAGCGTGACCTCGCCGCCGCCCGGGACGCGGGGCTCGGCGGGAGCGTGCTGGACCGGTTGACCCTCACTCGTGAGCAGCTCGACTCGCTCGCCGGCACCGTACGCTTCCTCGCCGCCCAGCCGGACCCCGTCGGCGCCGCCGTGGACGGCACCGTCATGCCCAACGGGCTCGACGTACGACGGATCAGGGTGCCGCTGGGTGTGGTCGGGATGATCTACGAGGGACGGCCCAATGTGACCGTCGACGCCGCCGCCCTCTGTCTCAAGAGCGCCAACTCCGCTTTGCTGCGCGGCTCCTCGACCGCCCGGCACACCAACGCCGCGCTCGTCGCCGCCATGCGCCAGGCCCTCGCCGACACCGGCGTCCCCGTCGACGCGGTGCAGCTGGTGCCCGGGACCACGCATGCCGCCGTACACGAACTCATGTCCCTGCGCGGCCTGGTGGACGTCCTCGTCCCGCGCGGCGGCGCCGAGCTGATCCGGACCACCGTGCGCGAGTCGGCCGTACCCGTGATCGAGACCGGTGTCGGCAACTGCCATGTCTACGTCGACGCCCACGCCGACCTCGACAAGGCTCTCGCGATCGTCGTCGACGCCAAGACCCAGCGGACCTCCGTGTGCAACGCCGCCGAGTCGCTCCTCGTGCACGAGGCCGTGGCGGCCGACTTCCTGCCCCGGGCGCTCGCGGCGCTGGTCGAGCGGGGTGTCGTCGTGCACGGGGACGCGCGCGTACGGGCCTGCCACGGTGCGGTCGTCGCGGCTACCGGGGAGGACTGGGGCCGGGAGTATCTGGGTCTTGAGATCTCCGCCGCGGTCGTCGGGTCGCTGGACGCGGCCGTCGAGCACATCCGCCGGTACGGCACCGGGCACACCGAGGCCATCGTCACCGACTCGCAGTCCGCCGCCCGCCGGTTCGTCGCCGCGCTGGACACCGCGGTCGTCGCCGTCAACGCCTCCACCCGGTTCGCCGACGGCGGCGAACTCGGACTCGGCACCGAACTCGGCGTCTCCACACAGAAGTTGCACGCGCGCGGCCCGATGGGGCTGACCGCGCTGACCACCACCAAGTACGTCCTGGTGGGTGACGGGCACACCAGGGGCGGAACCGCCGCCCCGCTGCCCTAG
- a CDS encoding DMT family protein has protein sequence MNTVFSVLVLGTASALAYAAAAVAQRVAALRSAGSHGLGLRRSGAWWISLLLNALGAVLHTAALRYGSLVAVQMLGVLTLVAAPLLSSAVLRQRLSAAQWSGTGLTVAGVVGLLALVPSAGESRTLDSGELIGVVLLTAVAMGVPVVVAAVGRGAMVASLSYAAAAGVAFAAASALAQTAVLQVTGLGSGTFASTVLVAGGVLFLAPAGLLLCQLAYRGGLEAPLATVTLVNPVFAVVVGVAVLGDRYATGLMTVAVGLVAAVAAGRGVFILARAETSGAPEGSRPQVAAPGGHFWGIRLRRSAAVVVGSRR, from the coding sequence GTGAACACGGTGTTCTCGGTTCTGGTGCTCGGTACGGCATCCGCGTTGGCGTATGCCGCCGCGGCGGTGGCGCAGCGGGTCGCTGCGCTCCGGTCCGCCGGGTCGCATGGGTTGGGGCTTCGGCGGTCGGGGGCGTGGTGGATCTCGCTGCTGCTGAACGCGCTCGGTGCGGTGCTGCACACGGCGGCGCTGCGGTACGGCTCGCTGGTCGCCGTTCAGATGCTCGGTGTGCTGACCCTGGTCGCGGCGCCCTTGCTGTCGTCGGCCGTGTTACGGCAGCGGCTGAGCGCCGCGCAGTGGTCGGGGACGGGGCTGACCGTGGCCGGGGTCGTGGGGCTGCTCGCGTTGGTGCCGTCCGCGGGGGAGAGCCGGACGCTGGACTCCGGTGAGCTGATCGGGGTCGTGCTGCTGACCGCGGTCGCGATGGGGGTGCCGGTGGTCGTGGCGGCGGTGGGGCGGGGGGCGATGGTGGCGAGCCTGTCGTACGCGGCCGCGGCGGGGGTCGCCTTCGCGGCGGCGTCCGCGCTGGCGCAGACCGCGGTGCTTCAGGTGACCGGGCTGGGGTCCGGGACGTTCGCGTCCACGGTGCTGGTGGCCGGTGGGGTGCTGTTTCTCGCGCCGGCGGGGCTGTTGCTGTGTCAACTCGCCTATCGGGGCGGGTTGGAGGCGCCGCTCGCCACGGTGACGCTGGTGAATCCGGTGTTCGCGGTGGTGGTGGGGGTGGCGGTGCTCGGGGATCGGTACGCGACGGGGCTGATGACGGTGGCTGTCGGGCTGGTCGCGGCGGTTGCTGCGGGGCGGGGGGTGTTCATCCTGGCCCGCGCCGAGACGTCGGGGGCGCCGGAGGGGTCTCGGCCTCAGGTGGCGGCGCCTGGGGGGCACTTCTGGGGCATACGGCTGCGGAGGTCGGCGGCGGTGGTGGTGGGGTCGCGGCGGTAA